From a region of the Zingiber officinale cultivar Zhangliang chromosome 4B, Zo_v1.1, whole genome shotgun sequence genome:
- the LOC121977363 gene encoding thiol protease SEN102-like isoform X2: MWRKVLWVAMPLALASLAFTVYRCIPFTEEDLSSEDRLWALYEQWRSHHTVSRDLDEKLRRFNVFKQNMKFIDEFNKKDEPYKLKLNAFADLTNQEFLDLYAGSKIEHHRIHRGEKPEGEFKHGHIDIYKLPASVDWRTQGAVTPVKDQRQCGSCWAFSVIAAVEGINQIVTRELISLSEQELVDCNTGNSGCNGGWMDKAFEFIKNVGGITTEATYPYTGWQGPCNASQPVVTIDGYEDVPSNNETALQQAVANQPVSVAIDASGRDFQFYSEGVFTGSCGTNLDHAVAVVGYGVTQDGTKYWIVKNSWGTNWGEQGYIRMERGIPKKEGTCGIAMSPSYPTKTSPNPSNESAKDEL, translated from the exons ATGTGGAGGAAGGTGCTGTGGGTGGCCATGCCTCTTGCACTGGCCAGTCTGGCCTTCACTGTATATCGATGCATTCCCTTCACCGAGGAGGATTTGTCCAGTGAGGACAGACTGTGGGCGCTCTATGAGCAATGGCGCAGCCACCACACGGTGTCACGGGACCTCGACGAGAAGCTCAGGCGGTTCAACGTGTTCAAGCAGAACATGAAGTTCATCGACGAGTTCAACAAGAAGGACGAGCCATACAAGCTCAAGCTCAACGCCTTCGCGGACTTGACCAACCAAGAGTTTCTGGACCTCTACGCCGGCTCCAAGATTGAGCACCACCGGATTCACCGTGGGGAGAAGCCGGAGGGGGAGTTCAAGCACGGCCACATCGATATTTACAAACTCCCTGCGTCGGTGGATTGGAGGACCCAGGGCGCAGTTACACCCGTCAAAGATCAACGCCAATGCG GGAGTTGTTGGGCTTTTTCGGTAATTGCTGCTGTTGAGGGTATAAATCAAATAGTGACCAGAGAGTTGATATCGTTATCTGAGCAAGAGCTTGTGGATTGTAATACGGGCAACAGTGGATGCAACGGAGGGTGGATGGATAAGGCATTTGAATTCATCAAAAATGTTGGAGGCATAACTACAGAGGCTACGTACCCTTACACAGGATGGCAAGGACCCTGCAATGCATCTCAG CCCGTTGTGACAATTGATGGATATGAAGATGTTCCATCAAACAATGAGACTGCTCTTCAACAAGCTGTAGCAAATCAACCTGTATCCGTCGCTATTGATGCAAGTGGTCGAGACTTCCAGTTCTACTCTGAG GGGGTCTTCACAGGATCTTGTGGCACGAACTTAGATCATGCAGTTGCTGTTGTTGGATATGGAGTAACACAAGATGGAACTAAATATTGGATAGTGAAGAATTCATGGGGGACGAATTGGGGAGAGCAAGGCTACATAAGAATGGAACGAGGAATCCCAAAAAAGGAAGGAACATGCGGTATTGCCATGTCACCTTCCTATCCCACTAAAACATCACCCAACCCTAGCAATGAATCAGCCAAGGATGAACTCTAG
- the LOC121977363 gene encoding thiol protease SEN102-like isoform X1, whose amino-acid sequence MWRKVLWVAMPLALASLAFTVYRCIPFTEEDLSSEDRLWALYEQWRSHHTVSRDLDEKLRRFNVFKQNMKFIDEFNKKDEPYKLKLNAFADLTNQEFLDLYAGSKIEHHRIHRGEKPEGEFKHGHIDIYKLPASVDWRTQGAVTPVKDQRQCGSCWAFSVIAAVEGINQIVTRELISLSEQELVDCNTGNSGCNGGWMDKAFEFIKNVGGITTEATYPYTGWQGPCNASQVNKPVVTIDGYEDVPSNNETALQQAVANQPVSVAIDASGRDFQFYSEGVFTGSCGTNLDHAVAVVGYGVTQDGTKYWIVKNSWGTNWGEQGYIRMERGIPKKEGTCGIAMSPSYPTKTSPNPSNESAKDEL is encoded by the exons ATGTGGAGGAAGGTGCTGTGGGTGGCCATGCCTCTTGCACTGGCCAGTCTGGCCTTCACTGTATATCGATGCATTCCCTTCACCGAGGAGGATTTGTCCAGTGAGGACAGACTGTGGGCGCTCTATGAGCAATGGCGCAGCCACCACACGGTGTCACGGGACCTCGACGAGAAGCTCAGGCGGTTCAACGTGTTCAAGCAGAACATGAAGTTCATCGACGAGTTCAACAAGAAGGACGAGCCATACAAGCTCAAGCTCAACGCCTTCGCGGACTTGACCAACCAAGAGTTTCTGGACCTCTACGCCGGCTCCAAGATTGAGCACCACCGGATTCACCGTGGGGAGAAGCCGGAGGGGGAGTTCAAGCACGGCCACATCGATATTTACAAACTCCCTGCGTCGGTGGATTGGAGGACCCAGGGCGCAGTTACACCCGTCAAAGATCAACGCCAATGCG GGAGTTGTTGGGCTTTTTCGGTAATTGCTGCTGTTGAGGGTATAAATCAAATAGTGACCAGAGAGTTGATATCGTTATCTGAGCAAGAGCTTGTGGATTGTAATACGGGCAACAGTGGATGCAACGGAGGGTGGATGGATAAGGCATTTGAATTCATCAAAAATGTTGGAGGCATAACTACAGAGGCTACGTACCCTTACACAGGATGGCAAGGACCCTGCAATGCATCTCAG GTGAATAAGCCCGTTGTGACAATTGATGGATATGAAGATGTTCCATCAAACAATGAGACTGCTCTTCAACAAGCTGTAGCAAATCAACCTGTATCCGTCGCTATTGATGCAAGTGGTCGAGACTTCCAGTTCTACTCTGAG GGGGTCTTCACAGGATCTTGTGGCACGAACTTAGATCATGCAGTTGCTGTTGTTGGATATGGAGTAACACAAGATGGAACTAAATATTGGATAGTGAAGAATTCATGGGGGACGAATTGGGGAGAGCAAGGCTACATAAGAATGGAACGAGGAATCCCAAAAAAGGAAGGAACATGCGGTATTGCCATGTCACCTTCCTATCCCACTAAAACATCACCCAACCCTAGCAATGAATCAGCCAAGGATGAACTCTAG